A window from Plasmodium gaboni strain SY75 chromosome 9, whole genome shotgun sequence encodes these proteins:
- a CDS encoding putative PPPDE peptidase has protein sequence MNIFLHTYTLDVPFFLKNVRHTGIEVFGNEYTFSMDGIITCQPKKSSIGQYCKSYELSDVKLTYIQFTEILNVLGKIYRPNTYNFIYKNCNHFCDDLFELLSGKRLFHRFMLYSRIGKLFGKFRNVALCGYINSMEITRDDKILYIYALKLSKSLLQKNEQLKNTNEVIYLKDINYECYKNYNEHASSFYVIPYQSYANNYSTTQKIYYNDNLLNNAIKCLSDEIKNNLPKPEPLTSLYSFSTSGTYSFG, from the exons atgaatatcTTTTTACATACATATACCCTAGACgttcctttttttttgaaaaatgTTCGTCACACAG GCATTGAAGTTTTTGGCAATGAGTATACCTTCTCAATGGACGGTATAATAACATGCCAACCGAAAAAATCTAGTATAGGTCAATATTGCAAAAGTTATGAATTATCAGATGTaaaattaacatatatacaGTTTACTGAGATATTAAATGTACTTggtaaaatatatagacctaacacatataattttatatataaaaattgtaaTCATTTTTGTGATGATTTATTTGAGTTATTAAGTGGGAAAAGATTATTTCATAGATTCATGTTATATTCAAGAATAGGAAAATTATTTGGTAAATTTCGAAATGTTGCTTTATGTGGTTATATTAATTCCATGGAAATAACAAGAGatgataaaattttatatatatatgcattaaaattatctaaatcattattacaaaaaaatgaacaacTTAAAAATACTAATGAAGTTATATATCTTAAAGATATTAATTATGaatgttataaaaattataatgaacATGCTTCATCCTTTTATGTAATCCCATATCAAAGTTATGCAAATAATTATTCTACtacacaaaaaatatattataatgataatcTACTAAATAATGCAATTAAATGTTTAAGtgatgaaataaaaaataatttacCAAAACCAGAGCCACTAACTAGCCTTTATTCTTTCAGTACAAGTGGAACATATTCATTCGGATAA
- a CDS encoding putative pyridoxal 5'-phosphate dependent enzyme class III → MKYINNLKEIEKKVKLICDNMSVTTPSILVVTKYVGKEEIHNIHSHDDKYHFGENSVDSLIEKSEQLAKSIKWHFIGNLQSNKCKNILKVKNLYMIETLDKEKKATMLNNYLKMENEQNNNNNNNNNSEELRKLRILMQIKTTDDETKTGLTHENYDEIENTVLHIINNCQFLIFKGLMTISSLDINKRENSFVILNDIKKKLLNNQVINNYFINKTFHMSMGMSDDMELAIKHETTQLRIGRAIFN, encoded by the coding sequence ATGAAGtacataaataatttaaaagaaattgaaaaaaaagtaaaacTTATTTGTGATAATATGTCAGTTACTACACCAAGTATATTAGTAGTAACTAAATATGTAGGAAAGGAAGAAATACACAATATACATTCACATGATGATAAATATCATTTTGGAGAAAATTCTGTCGATTCTTTAATTGAAAAATCTGAACAGCTAGCTAAAAGTATAAAATGGCATTTTATAGGGAATTTGCAATCAAATAAATGtaagaatattttaaaagtaaaaaatttatatatgatagAAACATTGgataaagaaaagaaaGCTACCATgttaaataattatttgaaaatGGAAAATGAACAgaataacaataataataataataataatagtgaGGAATTAAGAAAATTACGTATATTGATGCAAATAAAAACAACAGATGATGAAACCAAAACTGGACTTACTCATGAGAATTATGATGAAATCGAAAATACTgtattacatataattaataattgtcaatttttaatatttaaaggACTCATGACAATTTCTTCTttagatataaataaaagagaAAATTCTTTTGTcatattaaatgatataaaaaagaaacttttaaataatcaagttattaataattattttataaataaaacatttcATATGAGTATGGGGATGTCTGATGATATGGAATTGGCTATAAAACATGAAACAACTCAACTAAGAATAGGAAGAGcaatttttaattaa
- a CDS encoding putative sugar transporter has protein sequence MLYITKIISNACLAMLNCGMCITATNMARKFIIQEYEICPMDQRGCNKEKWYFTCFSFILYMSALFGCFLCLFFKSLNRRKFMLVINYLFMIGSLLTIYNKPHIIMFLFTQAFFGLSIGFSFVIVCFYVLEYSTKTYQNFYGFYLQTFFALGMFISYLFGAAYENIKFDSLRRTYICLYTLYKIHFLLPAFFSLISILLFHFVYKMDTPLHLYEKKNYKKYETLKSKINMEELDEVTEYHRNKTNKEVKFLMSDMSFIDFWNNKKLFNTSLITSLICYLYSFSGCFLFFTKLFLFYKSFSTNMANTFICVGFILWYIICTIISTILSQHYKKRDLLIIGLVLQMISSTAMVASYFVTLTDIINKIIITTAIFLYFLGLSLGFGHIIWTHVFETFPNECKMLAAFSSYYALFIGAFIMSVLLEFISINYYSYVFITFLVSLIASIICFNYFQKEDVVVIERSKSFNIDDKNDEPSTS, from the coding sequence ATGTTGTATATAACCAAGATCATCAGCAACGCTTGCCTTGCCATGTTAAACTGTGGAATGTGCATAACGGCAACAAATATGGCTagaaaatttataatacaAGAATATGAAATATGTCCAATGGATCAGAGAGGATGTAATAAAGAAAAGTGGTATTTCACTTGCTTttcctttattttatatatgagTGCTTTATTTGGATGTTTTctatgtttattttttaaaagttTGAACAGGAGAAAGTTTATGTTAgttataaattatttatttatgatTGGTAGTTtattaacaatatataataaacctcatataataatgtttttatttactCAAGCTTTTTTTGGTTTATCTATTGGATTTTCTTTTGTTATTGTATGTTTTTATGTTTTAGAATATTCTACAAAGACATATCAGAATTTTTATGGATTTTATTTACAAACATTTTTTGCCTTAGGTATGTTTATAAGTTATTTATTTGGTGCTGCTTATgagaatataaaatttgATAGTTTAAGaagaacatatatatgtttatatacattatataaaatacattttttattaccTGCATTTTTTAGTTTAATTTCTATATTGCTTTTCCattttgtttataaaaTGGATACACCTTTGCATTTATATgagaagaaaaattataagaaatatgAAACCTTAAAATCtaaaataaatatggaAGAATTAGATGAAGTAACAGAATATCATAGAAACAAAACAAATAAAGAAGTGAAATTTTTAATGAGTGATATGTCATTTATAGATTTTTggaataataaaaaattatttaatacatCATTAATAACATCATTGatatgttatttatattcatttagtggatgttttttattttttacaaaattatttttattttataaatcCTTCTCAACAAATATGGctaatacatttatatgtgtaggatttatattatggtatattatatgtactATCATATCTACAATTTTATCACaacattataaaaagagAGACTTATTAATTATAGGATTAGTTTTACAAATGATATCATCAACAGCAATGGTAGCATCTTACTTTGTAACACTTACagatataattaataaaattattataacaacagcaatatttttatattttcttgGATTGTCATTAGGATTTGGACATATTATATGGACACATGTATTTGAAACATTTCCTAATGAATGTAAAATGTTAGCAGCCTTCAGTTCATATTATGCACTCTTCATTGGAGCCTTTATTATGTCTGTTTTATTAGAATTTATATCTAtcaattattattcttatgtttttattacattCCTTGTATCTTTAATTGCATctattatatgttttaattaTTTCCAAAAAGAAGATGTAGTGGTCATAGAAAGGAGTAAAAGTTTTAATATAGATGACAAAAACGACGAACCTTCGACCTCATAG
- a CDS encoding putative dolichyl-diphosphooligosaccharide--protein glycosyltransferase, whose protein sequence is MKIKIKNFLFILFLFFFVILSVRYSCEKKKLQTVDYQKKSITGKIKNRIQKYQEKKLILITDIRNINETYSSFLHILNTEGNYISKIINILSTDDIHNINYSLYDGLIIILDILNDKVVEILKASYLKLFIEKKKHIFFSLNDVNGKNALQYLNELNISVHGNSSYVNDYFNNIVIKNDDNQKEITIKEKKKKKKKKKEFFTNQIISNTPITSIKNNILFKGTAHSVLLKEKYFLEVLTCTRSCLLYDKNDQVIKRQKQGTDLLLISAIQLENNSRILFSSSSEIFSDYFFNTHNSNKQFTYELIKWNLKKSGIIRYNNFKFYKNINQDKAHNTFFINDFVNMSIDLYELKNNFWVPYKNNNIQIQMSKIHIISRTFLNTYKSNNNPTYYTNFQLPKEHGIYKLQIYYLNKGYNILNLEYSIPIRTLLHYDKNKKVKFKNYPFYFYIYLSLIYFIIFLLIILFDNGYLSDKKEQHTKEKLQ, encoded by the coding sequence atgaaaataaaaattaaaaatttccttttcattttgtttttgtttttttttgtaattcTTTCAGTTAGATATTCatgtgaaaaaaaaaagctACAGACTGTTGATTATCAAAAAAAGTCCATCACAGGAAAGATTAAAAACAGAATCCAAAAATATCAGGAGAAAAAATTGATATTAATAACAgatataagaaatataaatgaaacATATTCCTcatttttacatatattaaatacagaaggaaattatataagtaaaattataaatatattatcaactgatgatattcataatattaattattctttatatgatggattaattataatattagatatattaaatgataaagTTGTCGAAATATTAAAAGCTAGCTATTTGaaattatttatagaaaaaaaaaaacatatattttttagtTTAAATGATGTTAATGGAAAAAATGCTTTACAATATTTAAACGAATTAAATATTAGTGTACATGGAAATTCATCATATGTTAatgattattttaataatattgttataaaaaatgatgataatcaaaaagaaattacaataaaagaaaaaaaaaaaaaaaaaaaaaaaaaaaaagaattttttaCAAATCAAATTATTTCCAATACACCGATAACAtcaattaaaaataatattcttttcaAAGGAACTGCTCATTCCgttttattaaaagaaaaatatttcttagAGGTTTTAACATGTACACGATCATGTctattatatgataaaaatgatcAAGTAATCAAGAGACAAAAACAAGGAACtgatttattattaatatcagCTATACaattagaaaataattctagaattttattttcttcttcttctgAAATTTTTTCagattatttttttaatactCATAATTCAAATAAACAATTTACTTATGAATTAATTAAATGGAATCTTAAAAAAAGTGGTATCAttagatataataattttaaattctataaaaatataaatcagGATAAAGCAcataatacattttttataaatgattTTGTTAATATGTCTATAGATCTATAcgaattaaaaaataactTTTGGGTACcttataaaaacaataatatacaaattCAAATGAGCAAAATACATATCATCTCAAGAACATTTCTAAATACTTATAAATCTAATAATAATCCAACTTATTATACAAATTTTCAACTTCCAAAAGAACAtggtatatataaattacaaatatattatttaaataaaggatataatattttaaatttgGAATACTCTATACCTATTAGAACATTATTAcattatgataaaaataaaaaagtcaaattcaaaaattatcctttttatttttatatatatttatcgctcatttattttattatattccTGTTAATCATTCTGTTTGATAATGGTTATCTGAGCGATAAAAAGGAACAACatacaaaagaaaaattacaataa
- a CDS encoding putative DnaJ protein, whose amino-acid sequence MLNDIILQVIIAAFGVAIVNSDKIKFLQKFKYAAYILILSFLLYKGVPWKRENYYTYLNITPNATKQEIQTAYRQAAKIYHPDKNPDESANSSFIKLKQAYDVLTDDVRRSNYNRFGDYKNGEIDDNTATLLICLSLVQHTMFFIIGYFLSYPKKLEFSRQIFLVYNIASFCFELQFRFIEDDTTFDWLPALGYLLPYEKIKFLRTFFPIVFFISICASAYSYTDKNANLIFLMRSILSTNRIIVERSNDVIESTNYLKKNGEKIVTKLQQIRKGDACSQLNLKDDENFDKEHLENGDKKNATVDSKLLSNVKEFALTLDSQQIGLLEKCFDLMKNKDANEKNKKKSWFEFFSIQVIFGVIFVYIWLTSK is encoded by the exons ATGTTGAAcgatataatattacaagTTATTATTGCTGCGTTTGGAGTTGCAATAGTGAATAgtgataaaataaaattcCTTCAAAAATTCA AATACGCTgcttatatattaattttgtCTTTTCTATTATACAAGGGTGTACCATGGAAAAGagaaaattattatacCTATTTAAATATCACACCCAACGCTACGAAACAAGAAATACAGACAGCTTATAGACAAGCAGCTAAAATTTATCATCCT gATAAAAACCCCGACGAATCAGCTAATtcatcatttataaaattaaagCAAGCATATGATGTTTTAACTGATGATGTAAGAAGAAGTAATTATAATAGATTTGGAGATTACAAAAATG GAGAAATAGATGACAACACAGCGACTTTATTAATTTGTCTTTCTTTAGTTCAACACACaatgttttttattatagGATATTTTCTCTCATATCCGAAAAAATTAGAATTTTCAAGACAA ATTTTTTTAGTGTATAATATAGCTAGCTTTTGTTTCGAGTTGCAATTTCGTTTTATAGAAGATGATACAACTTTTGATTGGCTTCCAGCTTTAGGATATTTATTGccatatgaaaaaataaaattcCTTAGAACATTTTTTCCaattgtattttttatcagTATATGCGCATCAGCTTATTCTTATACAGATAAAAACGCTAacttaatatttttaatgaGATCCATTTTATCAACTAATAGAATAATTGTAGAAAGATCAAATGATGTTATTGAATCaacaaattatttaaaaaagaatgGTGAAAAGATAGTTACAAAATTACAGCAAATAAGAAAAGGTGATGCCTGTAGTCAATTAAATTTGAAAGATGATGAGAATTTTGATAAAGAACATTTAGAAAATGGAGATAAGAAAAATGCAACTGTTGattcaaaattattaagTAACGTAAAAGAATTTGCATTAACCCTAGATTCACAACAAATAGGTTTATTAGAAAAATGTTTTGatttaatgaaaaataaagatgcaaatgaaaaaaataaaaagaaatcTTGGTTTGAGTTTTTCTCTATACAAGTTATATTTGGAgttatatttgtttatatatgGTTAACATCAAAATAA
- a CDS encoding putative thioredoxin-like protein 1 → MACVNFNSPYQAEKRRTSENADNSKLETVYMPINYSDMDLILFPEGSLKNINNTVVNEKHLFGKSVAIFFSNGSDPKCRAFLPFLQQYYKTINEGGSSQKIEVIFVSIDPDRKSFEDHKKHMPWLYVDVADPLTDILKKHFRVTNSHEVPFYGSGPRSDVPCLMVVGSDGREAQLLHICSGRDEGEKGLLRWDFRNNIYTPNKKETS, encoded by the exons ATGGCATGTGTTAATTTCAATTCTCCTTATCAAGCGGAAAAAAGAAGAACGTCTGAAAATGCTGATAACTCTAAATTGGAGACTGTATATATGCCCATAAACTACTCTGACATGG atcttatattatttccaGAAGGatcattaaaaaatattaacaataCTGTAGTAAATGAAAAGCATTTATTTGGAAAATCTGTAgccatatttttttcaaatgGAAGTGATCCCAAATGTAGAGCATTTTTACCATTCTTACAACAG tATTATAAGACCATTAACGAAGGAGGATCAAGCCAAAAAATAGAAGTAATTTTTGTAAGCATAGACCCAGATAGAAAATCATTTGAAGATCATAAAAAGCACATGCCATGGTTATATGTAGACGTAGCTGACCCTTTAACAgatatattgaaaaaacATTTCCGAGTAACAAATTCTCATGAAGTACCTTTCTATGGGTCAGGCCCAAGAAGTGATGTGCCATGTTTAATGGTTGTTGGAAGTGACGGAAGGGAAGCCCAACTTTTACACATTTGTAGTGGAAGAGATGAAGGTGAAAAGGGATTATTAAGATGGGATTTcagaaataatatttatacacCAAACAAAAAGGAAACatcttaa
- a CDS encoding protein disulfide isomerase, protein MKVFCFTNVLYILIIYIIYYVDFNNIILIDGAIWEGISKEETRNVKHLTHEVELQIYSQHTQNCMALFCNEKESKCKNVYKEFVKASNELIDNDVVFVYVDTISLAKTADNFEIKTIPKILTFKDFDPEKGYTFNRKYTKENILEWFKLLPEPSIEVMEKNNVEKYVDMHKKKGYASIIAFCIRGSENANKFVHFGETQKLANLAVGLIYVENEEDIKIEIFNGPGSTMPKENFKYKDTYVPSNGIWTSDSIYQFAENYMKQFPVIINYHRKTLPPINGDIYFYIFNRFGEYSDSLYVDLYDLIKKHNQIKFVFPRKDEVLEHFNIENHMSLISIMDYNNASFVTLTQMLRPKKYAKIMDENITVSHVESFLDEFLKKNLVVYRKSEKPVKRREKQKYQILCSNDFESYVMDPEKIVLIFYHVHGCKECKPLFTFWDTVANYFHLENKYKDVLVATMDAKFNDMIDESVDYYPSLVVYPKGENKLKRKQILLFPMKLDTLIDVVDEYLEAEDQDL, encoded by the exons atGAAAGTTTTTTGCTTTACGAATGTTTTgtatattttgataatatacataatatattatgttgattttaataatataatattaattgATGGTGCAATATGGGAAGGAATAAGTAAAGAGGAAACAAGGAATGTAAAGCATTTAACACATGAAGTGGAATTACAGATATATAGCCAGCATACTCAGAATTGTATGGCTTTATTTTGTAATGAGAAAGAGAGTAAATGTAAGAATGTTTATAAAGAATTTGTAAAAGCTTCGAATGAATTAATAGATAATGATGTAGTATTTGTTTATGTTGATACGATTAGTTTAGCAAAAACAGCTGATAattttgaaataaaaaCTATACCAAAAATTTTAACATTTAAAGATTTTGATCCTGAAAAAGGATATACATttaatagaaaatatacaaaagaaaatatattagaatGGTTTAAATTATTACCTGAACCTTCAATAGAAGTaatggaaaaaaataatgtgGAGAAATATGTAGACATgcataaaaaaaaaggttaTGCAAGTATTATTGCATTTTGTATAAGAGGATCTGAAAATGCTAATAAATTCGTACATTTTGGTGAAACACAAAAATTAGCAAATTTAGCTGTTggtttaatatatgttgaaaatgaagaagatataaaaattgaAATTTTTAATGGACCTGGATCTACTATGCCtaaagaaaattttaaatataaagatacATATGTTCCTTCTAATGGTATATGGACTTCTGATAGTATATATCAATTTGctgaaaattatatgaaacAATTTCctgttattattaattatcATAGAAAAACATTACCACCTATTAATGGggatatttatttttacatatttaatCGTTTCGGTGAATATTCGGATTCATTATATGTAGATCTCTACGATTTAATAAAGAAGCACAATCAG ATCAAGTTTGTTTTTCCAAGAAAAGATGAAGTTTTAGAACACTTTAATATAGAAAACCATATGAGTCTTATCAGCATTATGGATTATAATAATGCCTCTTTTGTTACTCTGACTCAAATGCTAAGACCTAAAAAATATGCCAAAATAATGGATGAAAATATAACTGTATCACATGTAGAAAGCTTCCTAGatgaatttttaaaaaagaatcTTGTTGTTTATAGAAAATCAGAGAAACCAGTTAAAAGAAgagaaaaacaaaaatatcAAATTTTATGTTCTAATGATTTTGAATCATATGTTATGGATCCTGAAAAAATTgttcttatattttatcatgTTCATGGTTGTAAAGAATGTAAACCATTATTTACTTTTTGGGATACTGTAGCCAATTATTTCCATcttgaaaataaatataaagatgTCTTAGTTGCAACTATGGATGCTAAATTTAATGATATGATTGACGAATCGGTGGATTACTATCCTAGTTTAGTAGTATACCCAAAAg GTGagaataaattaaaaaggaAACAAATTTTACTTTTCCCCATGAAGCTTGACACACTGATTGATGTTGTCGATGAATATCTTGAAGCTGAAGACCAAGATTTATAa